One genomic segment of Peromyscus leucopus breed LL Stock chromosome 23, UCI_PerLeu_2.1, whole genome shotgun sequence includes these proteins:
- the Ache gene encoding acetylcholinesterase isoform X2, with product MRPSRYPLHTPSLASPLLLLLLSLLGGGAGAEGWEDPQLLVRVRGGQLRGIRLKAPGGPVSAFLGIPFAEPPVGSRRFMPPEPKRPWSGVLDANAFQNVCYQYVDTLYPGFEGTEMWNPNRALSEDCLYLNVWTPYPRPTSPAPVLIWIYGGGFYSGASSLDVYDGRFLAQVEGTVLVSMNYRVGTFGFLALPGSREAPGNVGLLDQRLALQWVQENIAAFGGNPMSVTLFGESAGAASVGMHILSLPSRSLFHRAVLQSGTPNGPWATVGAGEARRRATLLARLVGCPPGGAGSNDTELIACLRSRPAQDLVDHEWHVLPQESIFRFSFVPVVDGDFLSDTPEALINAGDFQDLQVLVGVVKDEGSYFLVYGVPGFSKDNESLISRAQFLAGVRIGVPQASDLAAEAVVLHYTDWLHPEDPAHLRDAMSAVVGDHNVVCPVAQLAGRLAAQGARVYAYVFEHRASTLTWPLWMGVPHGYEIEFIFGLPLDPSLNYTMEERIFAQRLMKYWTNFARTGDPNDPRDSKSPQWPPYTTGAQQYVSLNLKPLEVRRGLRAQTCAFWNRFLPKLLSATDTLDEAERQWKAEFHRWSSYMVHWKNQFDHYSKQERCSDL from the exons ATGAGGCCTTCCCGGTATCCCCTGCACACACCCTCCCTGGCTTcgccactcctcctcctcctcctctccctcctgggcGGAGGGGCAGGGGCTGAGGGCTGGGAAGACCCACAGCTGCTGGTGAGGGTTCGAGGGGGCCAGCTGAGGGGCATCCGCCTGAAGGCCCCTGGGGGCCCAGTCTCAGCTTTTCTGGGTATCCCCTTTGCAGAGCCCCCTGTGGGCTCACGTAGGTTTATGCCACCAGAGCCCAAGAGGCCCTGGTCAGGAGTGTTGGATGCTAACGCCTTCCAAAATGTCTGCTACCAATACGTGGATACCCTGTACCCTGGGTTTGAGGGTACTGAGATGTGGAACCCCAACCGAGCGCTGAGTGAAGACTGCCTGTATCTTAACGTGTGGACACCATATCCCAGGCCTACTTCTCCCGCCCCTGTCCTCATCTGGATCTATGGGGGTGGCTTCTACAGCGGAGCATCCTCCTTGGACGTGTATGATGGCCGTTTCCTGGCCCAGGTTGAGGGGACCGTATTGGTATCTATGAACTACCGAGTAGGAACCTTTGGCTTCTTGGCCCTGCCGGGCAGCAGAGAAGCCCCTGGCAATGTAGGCCTGCTGGATCAACGGCTTGCCTTGCAGTGGGTGCAAGAAAATATTGCAGCCTTTGGGGGAAACCCGATGTCAGTGACTCTGTTTGGGGAGAGTGCGGGCGCAGCCTCTGTGGGCATGCACATTCTGTCCCTGCCCAGCCGGAGCCTCTTCCACAGGGCTGTCCTGCAGAGCGGTACACCCAATGGGCCCTGGGCCACCGTGGGTGCAGGAGAGGCCAGGCGCAGGGCCACACTGCTGGCCCGCCTCGTGGGCTGTCCCCCAGGCGGCGCTGGCAGCAATGACACAGAGCTGATAGCCTGCCTGCGATCGCGGCCAGCTCAGGACCTGGTGGACCACGAGTGGCATGTGCTGCCTCAAGAGAGTATCTTCCGATTCTCCTTCGTGCCTGTGGTGGACGGGGACTTCCTCAGTGACACCCCAGAGGCCCTCATCAATGCCGGAGATTTTCAAGACCTGCAG GTGCTGGTGGGTGTGGTGAAGGACGAGGGCTCCTACTTTCTGGTTTACGGGGTCCCAGGCTTCAGCAAAGACAATGAATCTCTCATCAGCCGGGCCCAGTTCCTGGCTGGGGTGCGGATCGGTGTACCCCAAGCAAGTGACCTGGCGGCCGAGGCTGTGGTCCTACATTATACAGACTGGCTGCATCCTGAGGACCCTGCCCACCTGAGGGATGCCATGAGTGCAGTGGTAGGCGACCACAACGTTGTATGCCCCGTGGCCCAGCTGGCTGGGCGACTGGCTGCCCAAGGGGCCCGGGTCTATGCCTACGTCTTTGAACATCGTGCCTCCACATTGACTTGGCCCCTCTGGATGGGGGTGCCCCATGGCTATGAAATCGAGTTCATCTTTGGGCTCCCCCTGGACCCTTCGCTGAACTACACCATGGAGGAGAGAATCTTTGCTCAGCGACTTATGAAATACTGGACCAATTTTGCCCGCACAGG GGACCCCAATGACCCTCGAGACTCCAAGTCCCCACAGTGGCCACCGTACACCACTGGAGCGCAGCAATATGTGAGCCTAAACCTGAAGCCGTTGGAGGTGCGGCGGGGGCTGCGCGCCCAGACCTGCGCCTTCTGGAATCGCTTTCTCCCCAAATTGCTCAGCGCCACCG ACACGCTGGACGAGGCGGAGCGCCAGTGGAAGGCCGAGTTCCACCGCTGGAGCTCCTACATGGTGCACTGGAAGAACCAGTTCGACCACTACAGCAAGCAGGAGCGCTGCTCAGACCTGTGA
- the Ache gene encoding acetylcholinesterase isoform X1, with protein sequence MRPSRYPLHTPSLASPLLLLLLSLLGGGAGAEGWEDPQLLVRVRGGQLRGIRLKAPGGPVSAFLGIPFAEPPVGSRRFMPPEPKRPWSGVLDANAFQNVCYQYVDTLYPGFEGTEMWNPNRALSEDCLYLNVWTPYPRPTSPAPVLIWIYGGGFYSGASSLDVYDGRFLAQVEGTVLVSMNYRVGTFGFLALPGSREAPGNVGLLDQRLALQWVQENIAAFGGNPMSVTLFGESAGAASVGMHILSLPSRSLFHRAVLQSGTPNGPWATVGAGEARRRATLLARLVGCPPGGAGSNDTELIACLRSRPAQDLVDHEWHVLPQESIFRFSFVPVVDGDFLSDTPEALINAGDFQDLQVLVGVVKDEGSYFLVYGVPGFSKDNESLISRAQFLAGVRIGVPQASDLAAEAVVLHYTDWLHPEDPAHLRDAMSAVVGDHNVVCPVAQLAGRLAAQGARVYAYVFEHRASTLTWPLWMGVPHGYEIEFIFGLPLDPSLNYTMEERIFAQRLMKYWTNFARTGDPNDPRDSKSPQWPPYTTGAQQYVSLNLKPLEVRRGLRAQTCAFWNRFLPKLLSATASEAPSTCPSPAHGEAAPRPRPDLSLCLLLLLLFLLHSRLPWL encoded by the exons ATGAGGCCTTCCCGGTATCCCCTGCACACACCCTCCCTGGCTTcgccactcctcctcctcctcctctccctcctgggcGGAGGGGCAGGGGCTGAGGGCTGGGAAGACCCACAGCTGCTGGTGAGGGTTCGAGGGGGCCAGCTGAGGGGCATCCGCCTGAAGGCCCCTGGGGGCCCAGTCTCAGCTTTTCTGGGTATCCCCTTTGCAGAGCCCCCTGTGGGCTCACGTAGGTTTATGCCACCAGAGCCCAAGAGGCCCTGGTCAGGAGTGTTGGATGCTAACGCCTTCCAAAATGTCTGCTACCAATACGTGGATACCCTGTACCCTGGGTTTGAGGGTACTGAGATGTGGAACCCCAACCGAGCGCTGAGTGAAGACTGCCTGTATCTTAACGTGTGGACACCATATCCCAGGCCTACTTCTCCCGCCCCTGTCCTCATCTGGATCTATGGGGGTGGCTTCTACAGCGGAGCATCCTCCTTGGACGTGTATGATGGCCGTTTCCTGGCCCAGGTTGAGGGGACCGTATTGGTATCTATGAACTACCGAGTAGGAACCTTTGGCTTCTTGGCCCTGCCGGGCAGCAGAGAAGCCCCTGGCAATGTAGGCCTGCTGGATCAACGGCTTGCCTTGCAGTGGGTGCAAGAAAATATTGCAGCCTTTGGGGGAAACCCGATGTCAGTGACTCTGTTTGGGGAGAGTGCGGGCGCAGCCTCTGTGGGCATGCACATTCTGTCCCTGCCCAGCCGGAGCCTCTTCCACAGGGCTGTCCTGCAGAGCGGTACACCCAATGGGCCCTGGGCCACCGTGGGTGCAGGAGAGGCCAGGCGCAGGGCCACACTGCTGGCCCGCCTCGTGGGCTGTCCCCCAGGCGGCGCTGGCAGCAATGACACAGAGCTGATAGCCTGCCTGCGATCGCGGCCAGCTCAGGACCTGGTGGACCACGAGTGGCATGTGCTGCCTCAAGAGAGTATCTTCCGATTCTCCTTCGTGCCTGTGGTGGACGGGGACTTCCTCAGTGACACCCCAGAGGCCCTCATCAATGCCGGAGATTTTCAAGACCTGCAG GTGCTGGTGGGTGTGGTGAAGGACGAGGGCTCCTACTTTCTGGTTTACGGGGTCCCAGGCTTCAGCAAAGACAATGAATCTCTCATCAGCCGGGCCCAGTTCCTGGCTGGGGTGCGGATCGGTGTACCCCAAGCAAGTGACCTGGCGGCCGAGGCTGTGGTCCTACATTATACAGACTGGCTGCATCCTGAGGACCCTGCCCACCTGAGGGATGCCATGAGTGCAGTGGTAGGCGACCACAACGTTGTATGCCCCGTGGCCCAGCTGGCTGGGCGACTGGCTGCCCAAGGGGCCCGGGTCTATGCCTACGTCTTTGAACATCGTGCCTCCACATTGACTTGGCCCCTCTGGATGGGGGTGCCCCATGGCTATGAAATCGAGTTCATCTTTGGGCTCCCCCTGGACCCTTCGCTGAACTACACCATGGAGGAGAGAATCTTTGCTCAGCGACTTATGAAATACTGGACCAATTTTGCCCGCACAGG GGACCCCAATGACCCTCGAGACTCCAAGTCCCCACAGTGGCCACCGTACACCACTGGAGCGCAGCAATATGTGAGCCTAAACCTGAAGCCGTTGGAGGTGCGGCGGGGGCTGCGCGCCCAGACCTGCGCCTTCTGGAATCGCTTTCTCCCCAAATTGCTCAGCGCCACCG CCTCGGAGGCTCCCAGCACCTGCCCAAGCCCCGCCCATGGGGAGGCTGCCCCGAGGCCCAGGCCAGACTTATCCCtgtgcctcctccttctcttgcttttcCTCCTCCACTCGCGGCTTCCGTGGCTGTGA
- the Ufsp1 gene encoding LOW QUALITY PROTEIN: inactive Ufm1-specific protease 1 (The sequence of the model RefSeq protein was modified relative to this genomic sequence to represent the inferred CDS: inserted 1 base in 1 codon) — translation HNRAPGPAHPVPTPPPGAPHLLHVWGRAPLPAVPSPLWAANKLLQPLESVRLAGSRGGDRASGTPGTGAPGLAHTAAPCPQHPAEASPGPPPWAELASAEQVVLARASPKAQKSVSTWGAPPASCFGSVRVPRACALTLPAASPRKDREPGTRPASATAAPLSALELLRDVHLGLALPCRXPARLALLSGHYLYYHYGCDGLDDRGWGCGYRTLQTLCSWPEGQSSGVPGLAAIQAALEDMGDKPLGFRGSRDWIGCVEASLCLEHFGGPQGRLCHVPRGAGLVGELERLYSHFLEGGGPVMVGGDADAQSKALLGVCEGPGRDTYVLTLDPHYWGTPKSHSQLQAAGWVGWRTVSSVFDSNSFYNLCLTSRT, via the exons CACAACCGAGCCCCAGGCCCTGCACACCCCGTCCCGACTCCTCCACCAGGGGCTCCCCATCTTCTGCATGTCTGGGGCCGAGCCCCCCTCCCCGCGGTGCCTTCGCCCCTCTGGGCCGCCAATAAACTGTTACAGCCACTAGAGTCTGTGCGACTGGCGGGAAGTCGGGGCGGGGACCGAGCCTCCGGGACGCCGGGAACAGGAGCCCCGGGATTGGCGCACACTGCTGCACCTTGCCCGCAGCATCCGGCGGAAGCAAGTCCTGGCCCGCCCCCTTGGGCGGAGCTTGCGAGTGCGGAGCAAGTCGTGCTCGCCCGCGCCTCTCCGAAGGCTCAGAAGTCGGTGTCTACTTGGGGCGCCCCTCCTGCTTCGTGCTTCGGCTCGGTGAGGGTTCCCCGGGCCTGCGCGCTCACCCTGCCCGCAGCTAGCCCCAGAAAAGACCGGGAACCCGGAACTCGCCCCGCCTCGGCGACGGCTGCCCCACTGAGCGCCCTGGAGCTGCTGAGAGACGTGCACCTGGGCCTGGCGCTGCCCTGCC GTCCCGCCCGCCTGGCCCTGCTCTCGGGCCACTACCTTTACTATCACTACGGCTGCGACGGCCTGGATGACCGCGGCTGGGGATGCGGCTACCGCACCCTGCAGACACTGTGCTCTTGGCCGGAGGGCCAGTCCTCGGGCGTGCCTGGGCTGGCAGCCATACAGGCTGCCCTGGAGGACATGGGCGACAAGCCCCTCGGGTTCCGGGGCTCTCGGGATTGGATCGGCTGTGTAGAGGCCAGCCTCTGCCTTGAACACTTCGGAGGACCTCAGGGACGCCTGTGCCACGTGCCCCGTGGAGCCGGACTTGTGGGAGAACTGGAGCGGCTCTATTCCCACTTCCTGGAGGGCGGCGGCCCAGTAATGGTGGGAGGGGACGCAGATGCTCAGTCCAAAGCCTTGCTAGGAGTCTGCGAGGGGCCAGGTAGGGACACCTATGTACTGACACTGGACCCACACTACTGGGGCACTCCGAAGAGCCATAGTCAACTGCAAGCTGCTGGGTGGGTGGGCTGGCGAACGGTAAGCAGCGTCTTTGATTCCAATTCCTTCTACAACCTGTGCTTGACCAGCCGTACCTGA